One genomic window of Salvia miltiorrhiza cultivar Shanhuang (shh) chromosome 4, IMPLAD_Smil_shh, whole genome shotgun sequence includes the following:
- the LOC131021583 gene encoding transcription factor RAX3-like, whose protein sequence is MGRAPCCDKANVKRGPWSPEEDAKLKSYIENHGTGGNWIALPPKIGLKRCGKSCRLRWLNYLRPNLKHGGFTEDEDNLICSLYISIGSRWSIIAAQLPGRTDNDIKNYWNTRLKKKLLVRQRRRQSQPKKQVQNYSIINGYNQLPILDDAATMQLPALGPPFSCNTTPFHHYACVEDQHLYANPLLMNPSASTSFVDAGFRAFDRMPQEMLDGFDMSCVVDQAPEISSYEVYQRNWGLLGYSE, encoded by the exons ATGGGGAGAGCGCCTTGCTGTGACAAAGCCAACGTCAAGAGAGGGCCATGGTCGCCTGAAGAAGATGCCAAGCTCAAGTCCTACATCGAAAACCACGGCACCGGTGGCAACTGGATTGCCCTACCTCCTAAAATAG GCCTCAAGAGATGTGGGAAGAGTTGCCGTCTGAGATGGCTCAACTATCTCCGCCCCAACCTCAAGCATGGAGGCTTCACCGAGGATGAAGATAACCTTATCTGCAGCCTCTACATCAGCATCGGCAGCAG ATGGTCTATCATCGCCGCCCAATTGCCGGGAAGAACAGATAACGACATAAAAAACTACTGGAACACGAggctgaagaagaagctccTCGTGAGGCAGCGGCGGCGCCAATCGCAGCCCAAGAaacaagttcaaaattattcaatCATTAATGGATACAACCAGCTGCCTATACTTGATGATGCAGCCACGATGCAGCTGCCTGCTCTCGGGCCGCCTTTTTCTTGCAACACTACTCCCTTTCATCACTATGCTTGTGTTGAAGATCAACATCTCTACGCAAATCCATTGCTGATGAATCCTTCAGCGTCCACGAGCTTTGTGGATGCCGGTTTTCGAGCATTTGATCGTATGCCGCAAGAGATGTTGGATGGATTTGACATGAGTTGTGTTGTTGATCAGGCTCCTGAGATCTCCAGTTATGAAGTTTATCAGAGGAATTGGGGGTTGTTAGGATACTCAGAGTAG
- the LOC131021584 gene encoding uncharacterized protein LOC131021584 has translation MADFKATLSLLIFFAVLSFFPPTLSSLPAPRLSRSSKYAPRYLGKFPRSNYSASPTYRYETRYFDQNLDHFSFSELPKFRQRYLINTEHWAGPDHHGPIFFYCGNEGDIEWFAANTGFVWEIAPRFRAMIVFPEHRYYGESMPYGSREEAYRNTTTLAHLTAEQALADFSVLITELKRNLSAQACPVVLFGGSYGGMLASWMRLKYPHIAIGALASSAPILQFEDLVPPETFYDIVSNDFKRESVSCFNTIKDSWDVIESEGQKTNGLSFLSKTFRFCKELKSAGALSDWLYSAYSYLAMANYPYPADFLMPMPGNPIKEVCRRIDNCPDGTSILERIFEGVGVYYNYTGTVDCFDLDDDPHGMDGWNWQACTEMVMPTATSRNSMFPESNYNYTYYEEWCLEDYHVKPRPTWITTEFGGHGFKHALETFGSNIIFSNGLLDPWSGGSVLEDVSESIVALVTEEGAHHIDLRPSTAEDPDWLVELRAAEIKLVQGWLDEYLERKRAVFDM, from the exons ATGGCCGATTTCAAagctactctctctctcctaatCTTTTTTGCTGTACTCTCCTTCTTCCCACCAACGCTCTCCTCGCTGCCCGCTCCTCGCCTCTCCCGATCATCAAAATATGCTCCCCGCTATCTCGGAAAATTCCCTCGCTCCAACTATTCGGCTTCTCCCACTTACCGATATGAGACTCGCTACTTCGACCAGAATCTCGACCATTTCAGCTTCTCGGAGCTACCCAAATTCCGCCAGCGCTACCTCATAAACACCGAGCACTGGGCGGGCCCTGACCACCACGGCCCCATCTTTTTCTACTGCGGTAATGAAGGCGACATCGAGTGGTTTGCCGCCAATACTGGATTCGTCTGGGAGATCGCTCCTCGTTTCCGCGCCATGATCGTTTTCCCTGAG CATCGATACTATGGAGAGTCGATGCCGTATGGCAGTCGGGAAGAGGCGTATAGGAATACGACGACATTAGCCCATTTAACTGCTGAGCAAGCGCTTGCTGATTTTTCTGTTCTCATCACTGAGCTCAAAAGGAATTTATCGGCTCAGGCTTGTCCCGTCGTGCTGTTTGGTGGATCATATGGTGGAA TGTTAGCATCATGGATGCGACTCAAGTATCCCCACATTGCCATTGGAGCTCTTGCTTCTTCAGCGCCCATTCTTCAGTTTGAGGATCTTGTGCCTCCGGAAACATTTTATGATATTGTTTCCAATGATTTTAAG CGTGAGAGTGTTAGCTGCTTCAATACTATAAAGGACTCTTGGGATGTAATAGAATCCGAGGGACAGAAAACGAATGGGCTTTCATTCTTGTCTAAGACTTTTCGATTTTGCAA GGAACTCAAGAGTGCTGGTGCTCTTTCTGACTGGCTATATAGTGCTTATAGTTATTTGGCAATGGCAAATTACCCATATCCAGCTGACTTTCTAATGCCAATGCCTGGAAACCCAATAAAAGAG GTATGTAGAAGAATTGATAACTGTCCGGATGGGACTAGCATCTTAGAACGAATATTTGAAGGAGTAGGTGTTTATTACAACTATACTGGAACTGTTGACTGCTTTGATTTGGATGATGATCCTCATGGGATGGATGGGTGGAATTGGCag GCATGCACTGAGATGGTCATGCCAACGGCTACTAGCAGGAACAGCATGTTTCCAGAATCCAATTACAATTACACTTATTATGAAGAGTGGTGTTTGGAGGATTATCATGTCAAACCCAGGCCTACTTGGATAACTACTGAATTTGGTGGGCAT GGATTTAAGCATGCCTTGGAAACCTTCGGGAGCAACATCATATTCTCAAATGGGTTATTGGATCCCTGGAGTGGTGGCAG TGTTTTGGAAGATGTTTCTGAAAGTATTGTAGCTCTTGTTACGGAAGAAG GAGCCCACCACATAGATTTGCGTCCATCAACGGCCGAAGATCCCGATTGGCTAGTGGAGCTAAGGGCAGCTGAAATCAAGCTGGTTCAGGGCTGGTTAGATGAATActtggagagaaagagagcagTTTTTGACATGTGA